A single region of the Erythrobacter sp. HL-111 genome encodes:
- a CDS encoding glycosyltransferase family 4 protein — translation MSTAEEGIPAVIEGEPLKGRHVLIVVENLPLPFDRRVWQEARTLKAAGAQVSIICPTGKGHEARFEEIEGIAIHRHPLPLEASGALGFLAEYGAALFWETVLAWKIHLGRRIDVIQGCNPPDLIFLVALPFKALGVRYIFDHHDINPELYEAKFDRRGFFWRLMVLFEKLTFRAADVSIATNESYRKIAIERGGMAPDRVHVVRSGPDLSRLKRVAPVPTWKNGRAHMVGYVGVMGEQEGIDLLIDAVDHIVRGRGREDVQFVLVGGGPALADLQALSESRGLSDYVTFTGRAPDKDLFEVLSTMDLGVNPDRVNAMNDKSTMNKIMEYMSLAKAIVQFDVTEGRFSAQEASLYAAPNDARDMAEKILELVDDPARREEMGRLGRRRVVEELNWQHQIAPLLAAYRQALEG, via the coding sequence GTGAGCACCGCCGAGGAAGGCATCCCCGCGGTCATCGAAGGCGAGCCGCTGAAGGGGCGGCACGTCCTCATCGTGGTCGAGAACCTGCCCCTGCCCTTCGATCGGCGGGTCTGGCAGGAGGCGCGCACGCTCAAGGCGGCGGGCGCGCAGGTTTCGATCATCTGCCCGACCGGCAAGGGCCACGAGGCGCGGTTCGAGGAGATCGAGGGGATAGCGATCCACCGCCACCCCCTCCCGCTCGAGGCATCGGGCGCGCTCGGCTTCCTCGCCGAATACGGCGCGGCGCTGTTCTGGGAGACGGTGCTGGCCTGGAAGATCCACCTCGGGCGCCGGATCGACGTGATCCAGGGCTGCAACCCGCCCGACCTCATCTTTCTTGTCGCCCTGCCGTTCAAGGCGCTGGGCGTACGCTACATCTTCGACCATCACGACATCAATCCCGAGCTCTACGAAGCCAAGTTCGACAGGCGCGGGTTCTTCTGGCGGCTCATGGTCCTGTTCGAGAAGCTGACCTTCAGGGCCGCCGACGTCTCGATCGCGACGAACGAAAGCTACCGGAAGATCGCGATCGAGCGCGGCGGGATGGCGCCTGACAGGGTCCATGTCGTGCGCTCGGGCCCCGACCTCTCGCGATTGAAGCGGGTCGCGCCGGTCCCCACGTGGAAGAACGGGCGCGCGCACATGGTCGGCTATGTCGGCGTGATGGGCGAGCAGGAGGGGATCGACCTCCTGATCGACGCGGTCGATCACATCGTGCGCGGCAGGGGCCGCGAGGACGTGCAGTTCGTGCTGGTCGGCGGCGGGCCTGCCCTGGCCGACCTTCAGGCCCTGAGCGAAAGCCGCGGACTGTCGGACTACGTCACCTTCACCGGCCGCGCGCCCGACAAGGACCTGTTCGAGGTGCTCTCGACCATGGATCTGGGCGTCAACCCCGATCGCGTCAACGCGATGAACGACAAGTCGACCATGAACAAGATCATGGAATACATGAGCCTGGCGAAAGCGATCGTCCAGTTCGACGTGACCGAGGGGCGGTTCTCGGCGCAGGAAGCCTCGCTTTATGCCGCGCCCAACGACGCGCGCGACATGGCGGAGAAGATCCTCGAACTCGTCGACGACCCCGCCCGGCGCGAGGAGATGGGCCGGCTTGGCCGGCGCCGGGTGGTCGAGGAGTTGAACTGGCAGCACCAGATCGCCCCGCTGCTCGCCGCCTATCGCCAGGCGCTGGAGGGCTGA
- the wecC gene encoding UDP-N-acetyl-D-mannosamine dehydrogenase, with the protein MNAPFEAASALAPDATREATPEHEVAVIGLGYIGLPTAAVLASHGWSVCGVDVSPHVVETVNAGGVHIEERDLDGLVRSATKARLLVASTEVPTAHFYMIAVPTPLGPGNTPDISFVEAAARAIAPKILPGACVIVESTSPIGTTERVAELIAEVRPDLAVPRFGDEDAGDIALAYCPERVLPGRIVTELVYNDRVIGGVTPACAARAAALYHSFVKGDCLVTNARIAETVKLVENSFRDVNIAFANELSMIADAMEIDVWEVIRLANRHPRVHILQPGPGVGGHCIAVDPWFIVAGAPETARLIRTAREVNDRKAVYTEEKIRALLAAAPGGKVALLGLAFKPDIDDFRESPALEIASALARDLGERVMVVEPFTDDLPGELAGTGASLATLDAALREAEVVVVLVDHTAFRHLSPGDLAGRIVYDTRGMLTR; encoded by the coding sequence ATGAACGCACCCTTCGAAGCAGCAAGTGCCCTCGCCCCCGATGCGACGCGCGAGGCGACGCCCGAACACGAGGTCGCCGTGATCGGGCTGGGCTATATCGGCCTTCCGACCGCCGCCGTGCTCGCCAGCCACGGCTGGAGCGTGTGCGGGGTCGATGTCTCGCCCCACGTGGTGGAAACCGTCAACGCCGGCGGGGTCCATATCGAGGAGCGCGATCTCGACGGGCTCGTGCGCAGCGCGACCAAGGCCCGGCTGCTCGTCGCCTCGACCGAGGTGCCGACCGCGCATTTCTACATGATCGCGGTGCCCACCCCGCTGGGGCCCGGCAACACGCCCGACATTTCCTTCGTCGAAGCCGCCGCGCGGGCGATCGCGCCGAAGATCCTGCCGGGTGCCTGCGTCATCGTCGAAAGCACCTCGCCCATCGGCACCACCGAACGGGTCGCCGAGCTCATCGCCGAGGTCCGCCCCGACCTCGCCGTGCCGCGCTTCGGCGACGAGGACGCCGGCGACATCGCGCTCGCCTATTGCCCGGAGCGCGTGCTGCCGGGCAGGATCGTGACCGAACTGGTCTACAACGACCGCGTGATCGGCGGCGTCACCCCGGCCTGCGCGGCCCGGGCGGCGGCGCTCTACCACAGCTTCGTCAAGGGCGACTGCCTCGTCACCAATGCCCGCATCGCCGAGACGGTCAAGCTGGTCGAGAACAGCTTTCGCGACGTCAACATCGCCTTCGCCAACGAATTGTCGATGATCGCCGATGCCATGGAAATCGACGTGTGGGAGGTGATCCGCCTCGCCAACCGCCATCCGCGCGTCCACATCCTCCAGCCGGGGCCGGGCGTTGGCGGCCACTGCATCGCGGTCGATCCCTGGTTCATCGTCGCCGGCGCGCCCGAAACAGCCCGGCTGATCCGCACCGCGCGCGAAGTGAACGACCGCAAGGCCGTCTACACAGAGGAGAAGATCCGCGCCCTGCTCGCCGCCGCGCCGGGCGGCAAGGTCGCGCTGCTCGGCCTCGCGTTCAAGCCCGACATCGACGATTTCCGCGAAAGCCCCGCGCTCGAGATCGCCTCCGCCCTCGCCCGCGACCTGGGCGAGCGCGTGATGGTGGTCGAACCCTTCACCGACGACCTGCCCGGCGAACTCGCGGGGACCGGCGCAAGCCTCGCGACGCTTGACGCGGCGCTGAGGGAAGCGGAAGTGGTGGTGGTGCTCGTCGATCACACCGCCTTCCGACATCTTTCGCCCGGCGATCTGGCGGGCCGGATCGTCTACGACACCAGGGGCATGCTCACGCGATGA
- the wecB gene encoding non-hydrolyzing UDP-N-acetylglucosamine 2-epimerase yields the protein MSGARSRPRILVTFGTRPEAIKMFPVVNALARTGRFDVRVAVTAQHREMLDQVLAIAGIEPDIDLDLMEPGQSLDDLAARILTRFGEALDAQKPDRVLVHGDTLTTMMATLACYFRRIPVGHVEAGLRSGDIYAPWPEEVNRKVTGAIADLHFAPTEAAAAALRAENVAPAAIHVTGNTVIDALFAARAKLAADRSLAPQLAQLRTRFAGRRIVAVTAHRRENFGAGMERIAAALVRLAAREDVAVIYPVHPNPNVTGVMRPALSGICNIALIEPLDYLGFVAMMEASDLVLTDSGGVQEEAPSLGKPVLVMRETTERPEGVAAGTARLVGTDTGRIVAETTRLLDDPAAYEAMAKAHNPYGDGTAAVRIAGIVAAAHPGSRDLAADAVAVTVAASR from the coding sequence ATGAGCGGCGCCCGGTCCCGGCCCCGCATCCTCGTCACCTTCGGGACCCGGCCCGAAGCGATCAAGATGTTCCCGGTCGTCAATGCCCTCGCCCGGACCGGCCGGTTCGACGTGCGCGTCGCGGTGACGGCGCAGCACCGCGAAATGCTCGACCAAGTGCTCGCGATCGCCGGGATCGAACCCGACATCGACCTCGACCTGATGGAGCCGGGCCAGAGCCTCGACGATCTCGCGGCGCGCATCCTGACCCGTTTCGGCGAAGCGCTCGACGCGCAGAAACCCGACCGCGTGCTGGTCCACGGCGACACGCTGACGACGATGATGGCGACGCTCGCCTGCTATTTCCGGCGCATTCCCGTGGGCCATGTCGAGGCGGGCCTGAGGAGCGGAGACATCTATGCGCCCTGGCCCGAGGAGGTGAACCGCAAGGTCACCGGGGCGATCGCGGACCTCCACTTCGCCCCGACCGAAGCGGCCGCGGCCGCGCTGCGCGCCGAAAACGTCGCACCGGCCGCGATCCACGTGACCGGGAACACCGTCATCGACGCCCTGTTCGCCGCCCGCGCGAAGCTCGCCGCGGATCGCTCGCTCGCCCCGCAACTGGCGCAGTTGCGGACGCGGTTCGCGGGCCGCCGGATCGTCGCCGTCACCGCCCACCGGCGCGAGAATTTCGGAGCGGGGATGGAACGCATCGCCGCGGCGCTCGTGCGCCTCGCCGCGCGCGAGGATGTCGCGGTCATCTATCCCGTCCACCCCAACCCGAACGTGACCGGGGTGATGCGGCCCGCTCTGTCCGGCATCTGCAACATCGCGCTGATCGAACCGCTCGACTATCTCGGCTTCGTCGCGATGATGGAGGCGAGCGACCTCGTGCTGACGGATTCGGGCGGCGTGCAGGAAGAGGCGCCGAGCCTCGGCAAGCCGGTGCTGGTGATGCGCGAGACGACCGAACGGCCCGAAGGCGTCGCGGCGGGGACCGCGCGGCTGGTCGGGACCGACACCGGCCGGATCGTTGCCGAGACGACGCGGCTGCTCGATGATCCCGCCGCCTACGAGGCCATGGCGAAGGCCCACAATCCCTATGGCGACGGGACGGCTGCGGTCCGGATCGCCGGTATCGTGGCCGCGGCGCATCCCGGCAGCCGGGACCTGGCTGCGGACGCCGTCGCGGTTACGGTCGCCGCGTCACGATGA
- a CDS encoding polysaccharide biosynthesis/export family protein — protein sequence MTQSRADLGQADFTFRRADTYGLRPSDRISVNVFREPDLSIEEVMIGVDGSVSLPMLGSIPAAGMTPRQFEQDVARRLAAAGLKSPMVSVNISDYASHLVTVEGAVEEPGVYTFQPGARLSAAIALAQGPKRTAKTEQVAVFRESAEGIMVAKFDYQQVRQGTMLDPVLEPGDRVVMGTDGLSLFWEDLLKALPAFGVFAVAGLNNN from the coding sequence GTGACCCAGTCCCGCGCGGACCTGGGGCAGGCGGACTTCACGTTCCGCCGCGCCGACACCTATGGCCTGCGCCCCTCCGACAGGATTTCCGTGAACGTCTTTCGCGAACCCGACCTGTCGATCGAGGAAGTGATGATCGGGGTCGACGGCAGCGTGTCGCTGCCGATGCTCGGGTCGATCCCGGCGGCGGGAATGACGCCGCGCCAGTTCGAGCAGGACGTGGCGCGCCGTCTCGCGGCGGCGGGCCTGAAATCGCCCATGGTCAGCGTCAACATCTCCGACTACGCCTCGCATCTCGTCACGGTCGAAGGCGCGGTCGAGGAACCGGGCGTCTACACCTTCCAGCCGGGGGCTCGGCTTTCGGCGGCCATTGCCCTCGCACAAGGGCCCAAGCGCACCGCCAAGACCGAACAGGTCGCGGTTTTCCGGGAAAGCGCGGAGGGGATCATGGTCGCCAAGTTCGATTACCAGCAGGTCAGGCAGGGCACGATGCTCGATCCGGTGCTGGAGCCGGGCGACCGCGTGGTGATGGGGACCGACGGCCTGTCGCTGTTCTGGGAAGACCTCCTCAAGGCCCTGCCGGCCTTCGGTGTCTTCGCCGTGGCAGGCCTCAACAACAATTGA